The following proteins come from a genomic window of Triticum aestivum cultivar Chinese Spring chromosome 6A, IWGSC CS RefSeq v2.1, whole genome shotgun sequence:
- the LOC123132016 gene encoding phosphatidate cytidylyltransferase 4, chloroplastic, whose protein sequence is MAAAAAAATTVTVTATRLHPPLVLHSAARPQPPLRLRLLLPTPPPLRLRHRFPLLAVASASAGEGRAEEAAEKSDKARQLQRRVLVGIAIGVGAGGVVVAGGWVFTAAMTAVVLAGAREYFGLVRGTAAGGSTPPPRYVSRVCSAICALMPILTLCYGRMDVPLTLSAFIIAISLVLQRGNPRFTQLTSSVFGLFYCGYLPSFWVKLRCGLAAPALNTSIAHNWPILLGGQAHWTVGLVATLISITSIIAADTSAFLCGRAFGRTPLTNISPKKTLEGALAGLTGCVLTTVLLSTLFHWPRSLLSATAYGILIFLGSLFGDLIESLIKRDAGVKDSGSLIPGHGGILDRVDSYVFTGALCYSFVRVALPLYGV, encoded by the exons atggctgcggcggcggcggcggcgacgacggtgacGGTGACGGCCACCCGCCTCCACCCTCCTCTCGTCCTCCACTCCGCCGCACGGCCCCAGCCCccgctccgcctccgcctcctcctccccaccccaccgccgctCCGCCTCCGACACCGCTTCCCGCTCCTCGccgtcgcctccgcctccgccggcgAAGGCCGCGCGGAGGAGGCCGCCGAGAAGAGCGACAAGGCCCGGCAGCTGCAGCGGAGGGTGCTCGTGGGCATCGCCATCGGGGTCGGCGCGGGCGGCGTCGTGGTCGCCGGCGGCTGGGTGTTCACCGCCGCCATGACCGCCGTCGTCCTCGCCGGTGCCCGCGAGTACTTCGGGCTCGTCCGTGGCACCGCCGCCGGCGGCAGCACCCCTCCGCCGCGCTACGTGTCCCGCGTCTGCTCCGCCATCTGCGCCCTCATGCCCATCCTTACGCT GTGCTATGGCCGCATGGATGTTCCCCTGACATTATCGGCATTTATTATTGCAATATCTTTGGTATTGCAAAGAGGAAACCCCCGTTTCACTCAGCTAACTAGTTCAGTTTTTGGTTTATTTTATTGTGGCTATCTTCCTTCTTTCTGGGTTAAGCTCCGTTGCGGACTAGCAGCTCCTGCCTTAAATACAA GTATAGCACATAACTGGCCAATACTTCTTGGTGGGCAAGCTCACTGGACAGTTGGACTTGTAGCAACCTTGATATCTATTACTAGCATTATTGCTGCTGATACATCAGCTTTCCTATGTGGAAGG GCATTTGGCCGTACTCCTTTGACTAACATAAGCCCTAAGAAGACCCTGGAGGGTGCTTTAGCCGGTCTGACTGGCTGTGTGCTTACCACTGTGCTTTTGTCGACTCTCTTTCACTGGCCAAGATCGCTGTTGAG TGCTACTGCTTATGGGATCCTGATCTTTCTGGGTTCATTATTCGGGGATCTCATTGAATCTCTTATTAAGCGTGATGCTGGTGTGAAGGACTCTGGGTCGCTCATTCCTGGCCATG GTGGTATTCTTGACCGGGTCGACAGCTATGTCTTCACAGGGGCGCTTTGTTACTCCTTCGTCCGAGTAGCTCTACCCCTGTATGGAGTCTGA